From the Gordonia bronchialis DSM 43247 genome, one window contains:
- a CDS encoding NAD(P)(+) transhydrogenase (Re/Si-specific) subunit beta encodes MNGTAFALEAAGQKYEALGYGVTALYIVAFSLFIYGLMGLTGPKTAVRGNWIAAVGMGIAIVATLLYVYNNPPSVDGVPAINWILIAVGLILGVVLGIPPALKTKMTAMPQLVALFNGVGGGTVALIAWAEYIESDGFTNIHEQPDVHVIVGSLFAAIIGSVSFWGSLVAFAKLQELLNKNLEKALVKAAKGFQLANIVLAIAAVAIAIYIGLSADSAEATPWFWIVALLIIAGLMGLFVVFPIGGADMPVVISLLNALTGLSAAAAGLALNNQAMIVAGMIVGASGSILTNLMAKAMNRSIPAIVFGSFGGDDAGPAGGAGGAGGTVKATSAADAAIQMAYANQVIVVPGYGLAVAQAQHAVKEMASLLESKGVEVKYAIHPVAGRMPGHMNVLLAEADVPYDAMKEMDDINGEFNRTDVAIVIGANDVTNPAARNDPSSPIHGMPILNVDEARSVIVLKRSMSSGYAGIENPLFFGDATSMLFGDAKKSVDSVVEELKAL; translated from the coding sequence GTGAACGGGACCGCTTTCGCCCTGGAAGCAGCGGGTCAGAAGTACGAGGCGCTCGGCTACGGTGTGACCGCGCTCTACATTGTCGCGTTCTCGCTGTTCATCTACGGCCTGATGGGGCTGACCGGCCCCAAGACCGCGGTGCGCGGCAACTGGATCGCGGCGGTCGGTATGGGCATCGCGATCGTGGCGACCCTGCTGTACGTGTACAACAATCCGCCCAGTGTCGACGGTGTGCCGGCGATCAACTGGATTCTCATCGCCGTCGGCCTGATTCTCGGTGTGGTGCTGGGTATTCCGCCGGCGTTGAAAACCAAGATGACGGCGATGCCGCAGCTGGTTGCCCTGTTCAACGGTGTCGGTGGCGGCACGGTGGCCCTGATCGCCTGGGCCGAGTACATCGAATCCGACGGTTTCACCAACATCCATGAGCAGCCCGACGTGCACGTCATCGTCGGATCACTGTTCGCGGCGATCATCGGTTCGGTGTCGTTCTGGGGTTCGCTGGTGGCGTTCGCCAAGCTGCAGGAACTGCTGAACAAGAACCTCGAGAAGGCTCTGGTCAAGGCGGCCAAGGGATTCCAGCTGGCCAACATCGTGCTGGCCATCGCGGCGGTCGCGATCGCGATCTACATCGGTCTGTCCGCCGACTCCGCCGAGGCGACGCCGTGGTTCTGGATCGTCGCGCTGCTGATCATCGCCGGTCTGATGGGCCTGTTCGTGGTGTTCCCGATCGGCGGCGCCGACATGCCGGTGGTCATCTCGCTGCTCAACGCACTCACCGGACTGTCTGCCGCCGCAGCGGGTCTCGCGCTCAACAACCAGGCCATGATCGTGGCCGGCATGATCGTGGGCGCGTCGGGTTCGATCCTGACCAACCTGATGGCCAAGGCAATGAACCGCTCCATCCCGGCGATCGTGTTCGGGTCCTTCGGTGGCGACGACGCCGGTCCGGCCGGAGGCGCCGGCGGTGCGGGTGGCACGGTCAAGGCGACCTCGGCCGCGGATGCCGCGATCCAGATGGCGTACGCCAATCAGGTGATCGTGGTGCCCGGTTACGGTCTGGCCGTGGCGCAGGCCCAGCATGCGGTCAAGGAGATGGCCTCCCTGCTCGAGAGCAAGGGGGTGGAGGTCAAGTACGCCATCCACCCGGTCGCCGGCCGCATGCCCGGACACATGAATGTGCTTCTGGCCGAAGCCGATGTGCCCTATGACGCGATGAAGGAGATGGACGACATCAACGGTGAGTTCAACCGTACCGATGTGGCCATCGTCATCGGCGCCAACGACGTCACCAACCCGGCGGCGCGAAACGATCCCAGCTCGCCGATCCATGGCATGCCCATCCTCAACGTCGACGAGGCGCGCTCAGTGATCGTGCTCAAGCGGTCGATGAGTTCGGGTTATGCCGGTATCGAGAATCCGCTGTTCTTCGGCGATGCGACCTCGATGCTCTTCGGTGACGCGAAGAAGTCAGTCGACTCGGTCGTCGAGGAGTTGAAGGCGCTGTAG
- a CDS encoding ATP-dependent DNA ligase, protein MAPGDGTHLDVDGHRISITNLTKVLYPQTGTRKFEVIDYYSRIADVLLPHLRGRLVTRKRWPNGVESTPFFEKDMPESAPAWITRHGIEHSQRVINYAVVDSRATLVWLAQMAALELHAHQWRLPVIDDALRANRMVLDLDPGPGVPLTECAAVARLIRDLLADAGMDTYPVTSGGKGIHVYARLPRPVSPDAARTLAKEIATRLSREHPDTITATMAKTHREQRIFIDWSQNSGSKTTLSPYSLRGREQPWVAAPRTWDELDDPGLDQLLYTDVLDRVDERGDLLDGLDDDYPASGPPSEQTEVHTPRPPTEDSTGTDDRQVINLREYRRKRDAAKTPEPFGDESHQSRTAQTAAPSGDPIFVIQEHHARRLHYDFRLEHDGVLVSWAVPKNLPTDPDQNRLAVRTEDHPMDYADFEGDIPAGEYGGGHVSIWDRGTFTTEKWREKEIIVRLAGERVQGRYALIKTGDKNWLAHLMSDEPRPIVPDSLSDPRPMLATDEDIEGLSESEWAFEGKWDGYRILLRYIGGELRLTSRSGIDMTRDFPEIAEITEHLGLLDVVLDGEVVALDSTGRTNFTLLTSRNHTDEPYTLRLYLFDILYLNGASLLRKTWTQRRELLEELAPAFRHSRYVEVPPLLPGPGQVAADHSREHNMEGVVAKRRSSIYQQGRRSASWLKHKNWSDIEVVIGGWRPGRGSRENTIGSLLLGLPEETGLRYVGRVGTGFTDAALASLAQELEPLRISRSPFLEKLDRPVASTAIWVLPKIVGEVRFMDWTTTGHLRHPSWRGIRRDKLPGDL, encoded by the coding sequence ATGGCACCCGGTGACGGCACACACCTCGACGTCGACGGCCACCGGATCTCGATCACCAACCTGACCAAGGTGCTCTATCCGCAAACCGGGACACGCAAGTTCGAGGTCATCGACTATTACTCACGCATCGCCGACGTACTGCTTCCGCATCTGCGTGGCCGGCTCGTCACGCGCAAACGCTGGCCCAACGGTGTCGAATCCACCCCGTTCTTCGAGAAGGACATGCCCGAGAGTGCGCCCGCGTGGATCACCCGGCACGGCATCGAACACAGTCAGCGCGTCATCAACTACGCCGTGGTGGACTCGCGGGCGACGCTGGTCTGGCTCGCCCAGATGGCCGCACTGGAGTTACATGCGCACCAGTGGCGGTTGCCCGTCATCGACGACGCGCTGCGGGCCAATCGGATGGTGCTCGACCTCGACCCCGGGCCGGGGGTCCCGCTCACCGAATGCGCGGCGGTGGCCCGGCTCATCCGCGATCTGCTCGCCGACGCCGGGATGGACACCTACCCGGTCACCAGCGGCGGCAAGGGAATTCACGTCTACGCTCGACTCCCCCGGCCGGTGTCACCGGATGCCGCGCGCACGCTGGCCAAGGAGATCGCCACCCGACTCAGTCGAGAGCATCCCGACACCATCACCGCGACGATGGCGAAAACCCATCGGGAACAACGGATCTTCATCGACTGGAGTCAGAACAGCGGTTCCAAGACGACGCTGTCGCCGTATTCATTGCGCGGTCGCGAACAACCCTGGGTCGCCGCGCCCCGTACCTGGGACGAACTCGACGATCCCGGCCTTGATCAGTTGCTCTACACCGACGTCCTCGACCGCGTCGACGAGCGCGGCGATCTGCTCGACGGCCTCGACGACGACTACCCGGCGTCCGGCCCACCATCCGAGCAAACCGAAGTGCACACCCCAAGGCCCCCAACCGAAGACAGCACCGGCACCGACGATCGACAGGTCATCAACCTGCGCGAGTACCGCCGCAAACGCGACGCGGCGAAGACACCCGAACCGTTCGGAGACGAGAGCCATCAGAGCCGGACAGCCCAAACCGCCGCCCCCAGCGGCGATCCCATCTTCGTCATCCAGGAGCATCACGCACGACGGTTGCACTACGACTTCCGTCTCGAACACGACGGCGTCCTGGTGTCCTGGGCGGTGCCGAAGAATCTGCCGACCGACCCGGACCAGAACCGGCTGGCCGTCCGGACCGAGGATCATCCGATGGACTACGCCGATTTCGAGGGCGACATCCCGGCCGGCGAGTACGGCGGCGGGCACGTATCCATCTGGGATCGAGGCACTTTCACCACCGAGAAGTGGCGGGAGAAGGAGATCATCGTCCGGCTGGCCGGGGAGCGGGTGCAGGGGCGGTACGCCCTGATCAAGACCGGCGACAAGAACTGGCTCGCACATCTGATGAGTGACGAACCGCGCCCCATCGTCCCCGACAGCCTCTCCGACCCAAGGCCGATGCTGGCCACCGACGAGGACATCGAGGGACTCTCCGAATCCGAGTGGGCCTTCGAGGGCAAGTGGGACGGATACCGAATCCTGTTGCGTTACATCGGTGGCGAACTCCGCCTGACCTCTCGATCGGGTATCGACATGACCCGCGACTTCCCCGAGATCGCCGAGATCACCGAGCATCTCGGCCTCCTCGACGTGGTCCTCGACGGCGAGGTGGTGGCCCTCGATTCCACCGGCCGCACCAACTTCACCCTGCTGACCTCGCGCAACCACACCGATGAGCCATATACGTTGCGGCTCTACCTGTTCGACATCCTTTACCTCAACGGCGCGTCGCTCCTGCGCAAGACCTGGACGCAGCGGCGCGAACTCCTCGAGGAGCTCGCGCCGGCCTTCCGCCACTCCCGCTACGTCGAGGTGCCACCCCTGCTCCCCGGTCCGGGCCAGGTGGCTGCCGACCACAGTCGCGAACACAACATGGAAGGTGTTGTGGCCAAACGCCGTTCCTCCATCTACCAGCAGGGCCGACGGTCCGCGTCGTGGCTCAAGCACAAGAACTGGAGCGACATCGAAGTCGTCATCGGCGGGTGGCGACCCGGCCGCGGATCACGGGAGAACACCATCGGGTCGCTGCTCTTGGGCCTGCCGGAGGAAACCGGCCTGCGCTATGTGGGGCGCGTCGGAACCGGATTCACCGACGCCGCGCTGGCCTCCCTCGCCCAGGAACTCGAACCCCTGCGGATCTCACGGTCGCCGTTCCTGGAGAAGCTCGACCGCCCGGTCGCGTCGACGGCGATCTGGGTGCTCCCCAAGATCGTCGGCGAGGTCCGGTTCATGGACTGGACCACCACCGGCCACCTCCGACACCCGAGCTGGCGCGGCATCCGGCGTGACAAACTGCCCGGCGACCTGTGA
- a CDS encoding YdcF family protein, with protein MTRVTRRFKVAAAATILVAAVGGGVIGTMPVVGHHDVVPRATSLDSSALYNDAQKKFAAGDVAGGLDALKQVVAVAPADAQAIALQAIWSDQVDDSAAMQAALNKLSMMNPALATTARNIIAGVADAAKIVPDTTPKNVSGRPTIVILGYGLGADGKMAAELINRVRAGKSQAELTTSAPIVVSGGVPKKGITEASAMQKWLVDNGVDASRITTEDKSGSTVANAQNTAAILAGKGVRDIILVTSPSHIRRAAADFAATGLRVVASVTTGTDLSRYATPLTKQRQTGIRLEATRTAKIPATRQPGVLPDNLPDPGPGLIPEIGNKLLELLGTGSSSK; from the coding sequence GTGACTAGAGTGACTCGGCGCTTCAAGGTCGCGGCAGCGGCGACGATCCTCGTCGCGGCGGTCGGCGGCGGCGTCATCGGCACCATGCCGGTCGTCGGGCATCACGACGTGGTGCCCCGCGCCACCAGCCTCGACTCGTCGGCGCTGTACAACGACGCGCAGAAGAAGTTCGCCGCGGGCGACGTCGCGGGCGGGCTCGATGCGCTCAAGCAGGTGGTCGCGGTCGCGCCGGCCGACGCGCAAGCGATTGCGCTGCAGGCGATCTGGTCAGATCAAGTCGACGACAGCGCAGCCATGCAGGCCGCGCTCAACAAGCTGTCCATGATGAATCCGGCATTGGCCACCACGGCACGCAACATCATCGCCGGGGTGGCAGATGCGGCGAAGATCGTGCCCGACACCACGCCGAAGAACGTGTCGGGTCGCCCGACCATCGTGATCCTCGGCTATGGACTGGGGGCCGACGGAAAGATGGCCGCCGAACTGATCAATCGGGTTCGGGCGGGCAAGTCGCAGGCGGAACTCACCACCTCGGCACCGATCGTGGTCAGCGGTGGCGTCCCCAAGAAGGGGATCACCGAGGCGTCGGCGATGCAGAAGTGGTTGGTGGACAACGGGGTCGATGCGAGTCGCATAACCACCGAGGACAAGTCCGGGTCCACGGTCGCCAACGCGCAGAATACCGCCGCGATTCTCGCGGGCAAGGGCGTGCGCGACATCATCTTGGTCACCTCACCCAGTCACATTCGCAGGGCGGCAGCCGATTTCGCGGCAACCGGCCTGCGAGTGGTGGCCTCGGTGACCACCGGGACCGACCTGTCGCGCTACGCGACACCGCTGACCAAGCAGCGTCAGACCGGAATCCGGCTGGAGGCCACCCGAACTGCCAAGATCCCGGCCACCCGGCAGCCCGGTGTGCTGCCGGACAACCTGCCCGATCCGGGTCCGGGACTGATCCCCGAGATCGGCAACAAACTGCTGGAGTTGCTCGGGACCGGGTCGTCGTCGAAGTAG
- a CDS encoding alpha/beta hydrolase family protein, translating to MASSATLGPLTLPDIQIPASWQKPEQIRSKPAWLPADFADNATVILVPGTDDFDGADQRGRTVAIGMFDGDQGQQIDPGRVVVVNYPGAFGFTILGYPVYLVGDATYNDSVRDGTIKAVDAALLVHADDPTQRLIFNGYSQSGPVAWNAAYLLHQSGAIPDSQMTVLLGTDTRFPNTGAEVVLPSIIPGLYTNGPRDESATGDIEVISYCVRGDSGCGLGNPLVHPFETAFYLLPGFYIHGANGNYVNQYPVVKKWTVGHTTYVVLDGGNPWGMMLRGLGIPVPPEFDAIVPALVPVPMPGEQSTVAGIAVPTPRELQVAIYHALGLTVPTTDPDQNPAAWQTTTTATNTATINQNSARATVLDAPTDVVTHDETGTEPGGDATEHPAGHGTADTETGTTDEGDSAPKPTRPDDSSATDGNAETDHTSTDQPSGDSDNAGDPAGGDDSGKTTDPGKTTDSGSTTDSGSTTGSSTSDDTDH from the coding sequence GTGGCGTCGTCAGCGACGCTCGGACCGCTCACCCTGCCTGACATCCAGATCCCGGCATCGTGGCAGAAGCCCGAGCAGATCCGGTCGAAACCGGCATGGCTGCCCGCGGATTTCGCGGACAACGCGACGGTCATCCTCGTGCCCGGTACCGACGACTTCGACGGTGCCGACCAGCGGGGGCGCACCGTGGCGATCGGGATGTTCGACGGCGATCAGGGCCAGCAGATCGACCCCGGACGCGTGGTCGTCGTGAACTACCCGGGCGCGTTCGGGTTCACCATCCTCGGCTACCCGGTGTATCTCGTCGGCGACGCGACCTACAACGACTCGGTACGCGATGGAACCATCAAAGCCGTCGACGCCGCGCTACTCGTCCACGCCGACGACCCGACGCAGCGGCTGATCTTCAACGGGTACTCGCAGAGCGGCCCGGTCGCCTGGAATGCCGCCTACCTCCTACACCAGAGCGGCGCGATTCCCGATAGCCAGATGACGGTTCTCCTTGGCACCGACACCCGGTTCCCCAACACCGGCGCCGAGGTCGTGCTGCCGAGCATCATCCCCGGCCTCTACACCAACGGCCCGCGCGACGAGTCCGCCACCGGCGACATCGAGGTGATCTCCTATTGCGTGCGTGGCGATTCCGGCTGCGGGCTGGGCAACCCGCTGGTCCATCCGTTCGAGACGGCGTTCTACCTGCTGCCCGGCTTCTACATCCACGGCGCCAACGGCAACTACGTCAACCAGTACCCGGTCGTGAAGAAATGGACCGTGGGGCACACCACCTACGTGGTGCTCGACGGTGGCAATCCCTGGGGAATGATGCTGCGTGGCTTGGGTATCCCGGTCCCACCGGAGTTCGACGCGATCGTGCCGGCGTTGGTGCCGGTGCCGATGCCGGGGGAACAGTCCACCGTCGCCGGGATCGCGGTGCCGACCCCGCGCGAACTGCAGGTCGCGATCTATCACGCACTCGGATTGACGGTCCCCACCACCGACCCCGACCAGAACCCAGCCGCCTGGCAGACAACGACGACAGCCACCAACACCGCGACGATCAACCAGAACTCCGCACGAGCAACAGTTCTCGACGCGCCCACCGATGTGGTGACCCACGACGAGACGGGCACCGAACCCGGCGGCGACGCCACTGAGCATCCCGCCGGACACGGAACCGCCGACACCGAGACGGGCACGACCGACGAGGGCGACAGCGCACCGAAGCCCACCCGCCCGGACGACTCGTCGGCGACCGATGGCAACGCGGAAACCGACCACACCAGCACCGACCAGCCATCGGGCGATAGCGACAATGCGGGCGACCCGGCCGGCGGTGATGATTCGGGCAAGACCACTGATCCGGGCAAGACCACCGATTCGGGCAGCACCACCGATTCGGGCAGTACCACCGGATCGTCGACCTCTGACGACACAGACCACTGA
- a CDS encoding dienelactone hydrolase family protein has product MPGETITISAPAGEAEMYVARPDESGGPWPGVLFLVDAIGLRPQTRSMADRIASWGYVVAVPNLFYRDGTAAEVAPEHDLLRPEDREAFFAVATPRVRALTDEIVIPDLHCYLDTLSSLPGVDGPHVGVTGYCMGGRLALLAAHERPQQVSAVGVFHAGGLVTDNSASPHLHLSGIEAFVLAIHADNDHSLPATAVAQFEHALTSSGVTHHTTVYPGAAHGYTMADTSMYHHEAAENHFSELEALFARTLPAASPPHAAG; this is encoded by the coding sequence ATGCCCGGTGAGACCATCACGATTTCTGCACCCGCCGGTGAGGCCGAGATGTATGTGGCCCGCCCCGACGAGTCCGGTGGCCCATGGCCGGGCGTTCTGTTCCTGGTGGACGCCATCGGCCTACGGCCGCAGACACGTTCGATGGCCGATCGCATCGCCTCCTGGGGCTACGTCGTCGCGGTGCCCAATCTGTTCTACCGCGACGGCACGGCCGCCGAGGTGGCACCCGAGCACGACCTGCTCCGTCCCGAGGACCGGGAGGCGTTCTTCGCCGTCGCGACGCCCCGGGTGCGGGCGCTGACCGACGAGATCGTCATACCCGATCTCCATTGCTATCTCGACACATTGTCGTCGCTGCCCGGCGTCGACGGCCCACATGTCGGCGTCACCGGCTATTGCATGGGCGGACGTCTGGCCCTGCTCGCTGCGCATGAACGCCCGCAACAGGTTTCGGCTGTCGGAGTGTTCCACGCCGGTGGCCTGGTGACGGACAACTCGGCCAGTCCACATCTGCATCTGTCCGGCATCGAGGCTTTTGTCCTCGCCATCCACGCCGACAACGACCACTCACTTCCCGCCACCGCCGTCGCACAGTTCGAGCACGCGTTGACCTCGAGTGGTGTCACCCATCACACGACCGTCTATCCCGGTGCCGCCCACGGCTACACGATGGCCGACACCTCGATGTATCACCACGAGGCTGCCGAGAATCACTTCAGTGAGTTGGAGGCACTGTTCGCGCGCACGCTTCCAGCGGCCAGCCCACCTCACGCCGCCGGGTAG
- a CDS encoding Re/Si-specific NAD(P)(+) transhydrogenase subunit alpha yields the protein MSVGVVRETAVGERRVALVPKVAASLVGKGVPVVVESGAGLGALIPDEAYTEAGATIGDPYSADVVLRVAPPSDEEIGRLRSGQKLVGFLAPRNADNQIGTLKSAGVEAYAVEAIPRISRAQVMDALSSQANVSGYKSVIVAADLSTRFFPMLTTAAGTVKPATALILGVGVAGLQALATAKRLGARTTGYDVRPEVAEQVRSVGAQWLDLGIDAAGEGGYARELTEDERAQQQRALEDAIKGFDVVITTALVPGRPAPRLVTAAAVEGMKPGSVIVDLAGETGGNCELTEPGQTVVKHDVTIASPLNLPATMPEHASELYSKNLFALIELMLDDNGAIAPDFDDEVLAAACVTRDAKEASA from the coding sequence ATGAGCGTGGGTGTCGTGCGCGAAACGGCCGTGGGTGAGCGTCGGGTGGCGCTTGTTCCCAAGGTGGCCGCGTCGCTGGTGGGCAAGGGTGTGCCCGTCGTCGTGGAGTCGGGCGCCGGTCTCGGCGCGCTGATTCCCGACGAGGCGTACACCGAGGCAGGTGCGACGATCGGCGATCCGTATTCCGCCGATGTCGTGTTGCGGGTCGCGCCGCCGTCGGACGAGGAGATCGGCCGGCTGCGCAGTGGCCAGAAGCTGGTCGGGTTTCTCGCGCCACGGAATGCCGACAATCAGATCGGGACGCTGAAGTCCGCGGGTGTGGAGGCCTACGCGGTGGAGGCCATCCCGCGTATCTCGCGTGCCCAGGTGATGGACGCGCTGAGTTCGCAGGCCAACGTCTCGGGCTACAAGTCGGTCATCGTGGCGGCAGACCTGTCCACGCGGTTCTTCCCGATGCTGACCACGGCGGCGGGCACCGTGAAGCCGGCCACCGCGCTGATCCTCGGCGTCGGTGTGGCCGGGCTGCAGGCGCTGGCCACCGCCAAGCGGCTGGGTGCTCGTACCACCGGCTACGACGTGCGACCCGAGGTCGCCGAGCAGGTGCGTTCCGTTGGTGCGCAGTGGCTCGATCTCGGCATCGACGCCGCGGGCGAGGGTGGTTATGCCCGTGAGCTGACCGAGGACGAGCGTGCCCAGCAGCAGCGGGCACTCGAGGACGCGATCAAGGGTTTTGACGTGGTGATCACGACCGCCCTGGTGCCTGGTCGACCGGCACCGCGTCTGGTCACCGCTGCCGCGGTGGAGGGGATGAAGCCGGGCAGCGTCATCGTCGACCTCGCCGGGGAGACGGGCGGCAACTGTGAGCTGACCGAGCCGGGGCAGACCGTCGTCAAGCATGACGTGACGATCGCGTCGCCGCTGAACCTGCCGGCCACCATGCCCGAGCATGCCAGCGAGTTGTATTCGAAGAACCTGTTCGCGCTCATCGAGTTGATGCTCGACGACAACGGCGCCATCGCACCGGATTTCGACGACGAGGTGCTCGCGGCGGCGTGTGTCACGCGTGACGCAAAGGAGGCGTCGGCCTGA
- a CDS encoding metallophosphoesterase has protein sequence MFVVAHISDLHFNGTRFNRSRIESTLSYINARADGIDALLITGDLADEGSASEYREAYGVLESPLPMLITAGNHDVRENFSAALLDHETSEPLNWSQRIGDVLFLVADSSIAGRNDGYLSDDTLTWMADEITMHGDETPVLIAFHHPPVKLSMPFMDSIRQTGEDRLAALVGRHPNIVAFLCGHAHTPAVTRFADRPLCIAPGVASTLNLPFEGHDIVNRGQPPGIAFHILDEGRFVTHFRSVMF, from the coding sequence GTGTTCGTTGTCGCCCACATCAGCGACCTCCATTTCAATGGCACCCGGTTCAATCGGAGCCGCATCGAGTCGACGCTGAGCTACATCAACGCGCGCGCCGACGGAATCGATGCCCTCCTCATCACCGGTGACCTCGCCGACGAGGGCAGCGCGAGCGAGTACCGAGAGGCCTACGGGGTCCTCGAGAGCCCCCTGCCGATGTTGATCACCGCAGGCAACCACGACGTCCGAGAGAATTTCAGTGCCGCTCTCCTCGACCATGAGACGTCGGAACCCCTCAACTGGTCGCAGCGGATCGGCGATGTCTTGTTCCTCGTCGCCGACAGTTCCATCGCCGGGCGCAATGACGGCTACCTCTCCGACGACACCCTCACCTGGATGGCCGACGAGATCACCATGCACGGCGACGAGACGCCCGTCCTGATCGCCTTCCATCACCCCCCGGTCAAGCTGTCCATGCCATTCATGGACTCGATCCGGCAGACTGGCGAGGACCGGTTGGCGGCGCTCGTGGGCCGGCACCCGAACATCGTCGCCTTCCTCTGCGGGCATGCCCACACCCCCGCCGTCACTCGTTTCGCCGACCGGCCGCTCTGTATCGCTCCCGGCGTCGCGTCGACGCTGAACCTGCCGTTCGAGGGCCACGACATCGTCAACCGTGGTCAGCCGCCCGGTATCGCTTTCCATATTCTCGACGAGGGACGGTTCGTGACGCACTTCCGTTCGGTGATGTTCTAG
- a CDS encoding NAD(P) transhydrogenase subunit alpha: protein MYTDLLANIAILVLAGFVGFAVISKVPNTLHTPLMSGTNAIHGIVVLGALVVLGSLPADAGWGVRTIAFVALVFGTLNVVGGFAVTDRMLGMFKGKKEAAK, encoded by the coding sequence ATGTATACGGATCTGTTGGCGAATATCGCGATCCTGGTGTTGGCCGGGTTCGTGGGGTTCGCGGTGATCTCCAAGGTGCCCAACACCTTGCACACGCCGCTGATGTCGGGCACCAACGCCATTCACGGCATCGTCGTGCTCGGTGCGCTGGTGGTGCTCGGCTCGCTGCCCGCCGATGCGGGATGGGGTGTGCGGACCATCGCATTCGTCGCGCTGGTGTTCGGAACGCTCAACGTGGTCGGCGGCTTCGCCGTGACCGACCGCATGCTGGGCATGTTCAAGGGTAAGAAGGAGGCCGCCAAGTGA
- a CDS encoding DoxX family protein encodes MNAIIGTLENSIDDAPAGIRSRKQLGGIIISVVVAPFLIFDVVGKLTQPQAVVDGMRDLGFPVDQSYVMGVVLLICLAVYAIPRTAVLGAVGLTAYLGGAVTANMRIEAPLLDHTLFAVYLGVVMWIGLLLRRPELLKVAGLRR; translated from the coding sequence ATGAACGCCATCATCGGAACTCTCGAGAACAGCATCGACGACGCGCCGGCGGGCATCCGCAGCCGGAAACAGCTCGGCGGCATCATCATCAGCGTGGTGGTGGCTCCCTTTCTGATCTTCGACGTCGTCGGCAAACTCACCCAGCCGCAGGCGGTGGTCGACGGTATGCGCGACCTCGGCTTCCCGGTCGACCAGAGCTATGTGATGGGCGTCGTACTGCTGATCTGCCTTGCGGTGTATGCGATTCCGCGTACCGCAGTGCTCGGTGCCGTCGGACTCACCGCCTACCTCGGTGGCGCGGTCACCGCCAATATGCGGATCGAGGCGCCGTTGCTCGACCACACCCTGTTCGCGGTGTACCTCGGTGTCGTGATGTGGATCGGATTGCTCCTGCGTCGCCCCGAGTTGCTGAAGGTCGCGGGTCTCCGACGCTGA